Proteins co-encoded in one Juglans regia cultivar Chandler chromosome 16, Walnut 2.0, whole genome shotgun sequence genomic window:
- the LOC118344833 gene encoding uncharacterized protein LOC118344833: MAPRGRRPRVPPSENNTVQDDNSEVLAAAATRFFQRMVNGDMVVGRTTQVGCTLEQFSHQHPPTFDGRLNSMDAESWIDRIEQIFEVLYCTDDQKVKYATYHLTDMANKWWKSTRALVQLELGEAVPITWEHFKKIFLDHFFPQTLQESRARQFMDLTQGSMTVAQYATTFMELSRFASYLIPDEEKKAEKFERGLNRRIRERRQQQQQLQQASHRDKRPCQDNGQRPREGETGWLPLCGKCSKRHAGKCLLGTGACFKCGKEGHHLRDCPRKNIATTQATRDGQKNMAPARVFSLVQLRDTDVPANENTGAIGNEIQSYHEL, from the exons ATGGCACCTCGTGGAAGAAGACCACGCGTACCCCCCTCTGAGAACAATACCGTACAAGATGATAATTCAGAAGTACTCGCTGCTGCAGCGACACGTTTCTTTCAAAggatggtcaatggtgatatgGTGGTAGGTAGAACCACACAAGTAGGATGCACATTAGAACAGTTCTCCCACCAGCACCCACCTACGTTCGATGGTAGATTGAATTCCATGGATGCGGAAAGCTGGATCGATCGTATAGAGCAGATTTTTGAAGTGCTCTACTGCACTGATGATCAGAAGGTCAAATACGCCACGTACCACTTGACTGATATGGCAAACAAGTGGTGGAAGTCAACCCGGGCGTTGGTTCAGTTGGAATTAGGGGAAGCAGTCCCCATTACTTGGGAGcatttcaagaaaatatttttggaccacTTCTTTCCGCAAACCCTTCAGGAGTCGAGAGCTCGCCAGTTTATGGATCTTACTCAAGGATCAATGACGGTAGCACAGTATGCTACGACATTCATGGAGCTTTCCCGTTTTGCCAGTTACTTAATtccagatgaggaaaagaaagctgaaaagtttGAGCGCGGTCTGAATCGCAGGATTAGGGAGCGC cgacagcagcaacaacaactccaACAAGCATCACATAGGGATAAGAGGCCTTGTCAGGATAATGGACAACGGCCACGAGAGGGCGAGACAGGATGGCTTCCCCTATGTGGAAAGTGTAGTAAGAGGCATGCAGGGAAATGTTTGTTGGGAACCGGAGCATGTTTCAAGTGTGGGAAGGAAGGACACCATCTTCGAGACTGTCCTAGGAAGAACATAGCTACTACTCAAGCTACAAGAGATGGACAGAAGAATATGGCACCAGCTCGAGTTTTCTCCTTGGTACAGTTGCGTGACACCGATGTGCCCGCCAATGAGAACACTG GTGCTATAGGTAACGAAATTCAATCTTATCATGAATTATAG
- the LOC118344853 gene encoding uncharacterized protein LOC118344853, protein MGNNGSTQPGATEEVKTMKAPGREDTRISRAHFEENPKRYFQEHRDEKKKQTAEVKTMKAPGREDTRISRTGFEGNPKRYFQEYRDEKKKQIAEVKMMKAPGREDTRISRAGFEGNPKRYFQEYHDEKKKQIAEVKTMKAPGREDTRISRAGFEGNPKRYFQEHRDEKKKQTAEVKTMKAPGREDTRISRAGFERNPKRHFQERRKKK, encoded by the exons ATGGGCAACAACGGAAGCACTCAGCCAGGGGCAACTGAAGAA GTGAAAACGATGAAAGCCCCAGGAAGGGAAGATACTCGCATTTCCAGGGCTCACTTTGAAGAGAACCCCAAACGCTACTTTCAAGAGCATCGtgatgagaagaaaaaacaaactgCAGAAGTGAAAACGATGAAAGCCCCAGGAAGAGAAGATACTCGCATTTCCAGGACTGGCTTTGAAGGGAACCCCAAACGCTACTTTCAAGAGTATCGtgatgagaagaaaaaacaaatcgcagaagtgaaaatgatgaaagcCCCAGGAAGGGAAGATACTCGCATTTCCAGGGCTGGCTTTGAAGGGAACCCCAAACGTTACTTTCAAGAGTATCAtgatgagaagaaaaaacaaatcgCAGAAGTGAAAACGATGAAAGCCCCAGGAAGGGAAGATACTCGAATTTCCAGGGCTGGCTTTGAAGGGAACCCCAAACGCTACTTTCAAGAGCATCGtgatgagaagaaaaaacaaaccgCAGAAGTGAAAACGATGAAAGCCCCAGGAAGGGAAGATACTCGCATTTCCAGGGCTGGCTTTGAAAGGAACCCCAAACGCCACTTTCAAGAGCGTCGTAAAAAGAAGTGA